Proteins encoded together in one Acanthochromis polyacanthus isolate Apoly-LR-REF ecotype Palm Island chromosome 12, KAUST_Apoly_ChrSc, whole genome shotgun sequence window:
- the rragca gene encoding ras-related GTP binding Ca has product MSIPYEEQLADSYGVADSFPKDFDYGGEDADIEDSPAPSDSKPRILLMGLRRSGKSSIQKVVFHKMSPNETLFLESTNKIYKDDISSSSFVNFQIWDFPGQVDFFDPTFDYEMIFRGTGALIFVIDAQDDYVEALGRLHLTVSRAYRVNPEINFEVFIHKVDGLSDDHKIETQRDIHQRANDDLADASLEKLHLSFYLTSIYDHSIFEAFSKVVQKLIPQLPTLENLLNIFISNSGIEKAFLFDVVSKIYIATDSSPVDMQSYELCCDMIDVVIDVSCIYGLREDGSGSAYDKESMAIIKLNNTTVLYLKEVTKFLALVCILREESFERKGLIDYNFHCFRKAIHEVFEVGVSTQRPAGPQAVGSPCTKAVALNGTPRNTV; this is encoded by the exons ATGTCGATTCCGTACGAGGAACAGCTGGCTGACAGCTACGGGGTTGCGGACTCATTCCCCAAAGATTTCGATTATGGTGGAGAGGATGCCGACATCGAGGACAGCCCGGCGCCATCCGACAGCAAACCAAGAATTCTGCTCATGGGTTTGAGAAGAAGTGGCAAATCATCGATACAGAAG GTGGTGTTTCATAAAATGTCTCCCAACGAGACCTTGTTTCTGGAAAGCACCAACAAGATCTACAAGGACGACATCTCCAGCAGCTCTTTCGTCAACTTCCAGATCTGGGACTTTCCTGGCCAGGTGGACTTCTTTGACCCTACCTTTGACTACGAGATGATCTTCAGAGGAACCGGAGCTTTGATATTTGTCATTGATGCTCAG GATGATTATGTGGAGGCTCTGGGCAGGCTTCATCTCACTGTGTCACGGGCCTACAGAGTCAACCCAGAGATCAACTTCGAGGTGTTCATCCACAAAGTAGATGGCTTGTCAGATGATCACAAGATCGAAACCCAGAGAGACATTCATCAGAGAGCCAATGATGATCTGGCAGATGCCAGTTTAGAGAAGCTGCATCTCAG CTTTTACTTGACGAGTATTTATGACCACTCCATCTTCGAGGCCTTCAGCAAAGTGGTGCAGAAGCTCATCCCACAGCTCCCCACCTTGGAGAACCTCCTAAATATCTTCATTTCT AATTCAGGGATAGAGAAGGCCTTTCTGTTCGATGTGGTCAGTAAGATCTACATCGCCACAGACAGCTCTCCTGTAGACATGCAGTCCTATGAGCTGTGCTGTGATATGATCGACGTGGTTATCGATGTCTCCTGCATCTATGG tcTGAGGGAGGATGGCAGTGGCAGCGCCTATGACAAGGAGTCCATGGCTATCATCAAGCTCAACAACACCACTGTGCTGTACCTGAAAGAGGTCACCAAGTTCCTGGCCCTTGTCTGCATCCTGCGAGAGGAAAGCTTTGAGCGCAAAG GATTGATAGACTACAACTTCCATTGTTTCCGTAAGGCCATCCATGAAGTGTTTGAGGTGGGAGTTTCCACCCAGCGTCCAGCGGGCCCACAGGCGGTGGGGTCGCCCTGCACCAAGGCTGTTGCACTCAATGGCACACCGCGCAACACTGTCTAG
- the LOC110960599 gene encoding c-Myc-binding protein-like — protein MAHHRAPDPKREQFRRYLERAGVIDSLTSVLVSLYEEREKPSNALEFVKQHLNAVGHTSADTEALQQEVTDLRQRCTHLEEENKDLKAKLQLYEPVSKDGGTAN, from the exons ATGGCGCACCATCGA GCTCCAGACCCCAAGAGGGAGCAGTTTCGGAGATACTTGGAGAGAGCTGGAGTTATTGACAGTCTTACCAGTG TCCTAGTGTCTTTGTATGAAGAACGAGAAAAGCCCAGCAATGCTCTGGA ATTCGTCAAACAGCACCTCAATGCTGTTGGCCACACTTCAGCAGACACCGAGGCGCTGCAGCAGGAGGTGACTGACCTGAGGCAGAGGTGTACACATCTggaagaggaaaacaaagaCCTCAAAGCAAAG CTTCAGCTTTATGAACCCGTATCAAAAGACGGAGGCACAGCCAACTAG